In Methylomonas sp. ZR1, one DNA window encodes the following:
- a CDS encoding tyrosine-type recombinase/integrase: MTVLRLLHDRLILGRLTDSYSTFTRRLYESGINLPEGQRTHVLRHTFASHYMMNGGNILALQKILGHSSLNMTMKYSHLAPDYLREILQINPALTLC; the protein is encoded by the coding sequence ATGACAGTTTTGCGGCTTTTACATGATCGCTTAATTCTCGGCCGGCTGACTGATAGCTATTCGACATTTACACGCCGGCTTTATGAGTCGGGAATAAATCTCCCTGAAGGTCAGCGAACCCATGTTTTAAGGCATACCTTCGCTTCTCATTACATGATGAATGGCGGTAACATTCTTGCGTTACAAAAGATTCTAGGCCATTCGTCATTAAACATGACAATGAAGTACAGCCACCTCGCGCCTGATTATTTACGTGAAATTTTACAAATTAATCCGGCGTTGACACTTTGTTGA